In the Mycolicibacterium thermoresistibile genome, one interval contains:
- a CDS encoding fumarylacetoacetate hydrolase family protein, with the protein MRLYSTDAGVAREDSPGMLSLLALDHTDVGEVLRRGDLETARTAAVTSTRPVHDVTLRAPVPAPGQVVIAGLNYPSHAEEARELAASLGREFSGLPTEPSFQLLPITAAHDPDAAIRVPAAAPYQVDYEGEVAVVIGRTADDVPVERAWDCVAGLTIANDVSARDVQLSALLSGSIAGIADAKSFPTFKPMGPCLVTADEFTLPVDLRIRTRVNGELRQDDRTATMLFDFPTLVSAVSRRYRLEPGDVILTGTPSGAGAFCDAYLTEGDVVEVEVERLGVLRNPVGWSRSVSSASLRR; encoded by the coding sequence ATGCGTCTCTACAGCACCGATGCCGGCGTGGCGCGCGAGGACAGCCCGGGCATGTTGTCGCTGCTCGCGCTCGACCACACCGATGTCGGTGAGGTGCTGCGCCGCGGCGATCTCGAGACGGCCCGAACCGCCGCGGTGACCTCCACCCGTCCGGTGCACGACGTCACCCTGCGGGCGCCGGTGCCGGCTCCCGGGCAGGTCGTCATCGCGGGCCTGAACTATCCCAGCCACGCCGAGGAGGCCCGCGAGCTCGCCGCCTCCCTGGGCCGGGAGTTTTCCGGGCTGCCCACGGAGCCGAGCTTCCAGCTGTTGCCGATCACCGCGGCGCACGACCCGGACGCCGCGATCCGGGTGCCCGCGGCGGCACCCTACCAGGTGGACTACGAGGGGGAGGTCGCCGTGGTCATCGGCCGCACCGCCGACGACGTGCCGGTGGAGCGGGCGTGGGACTGTGTGGCCGGCCTGACCATCGCCAACGACGTGTCCGCCCGGGATGTGCAGCTGTCGGCGTTGCTCAGCGGCTCGATCGCCGGCATCGCCGATGCGAAGAGTTTCCCGACCTTCAAACCGATGGGGCCGTGCCTGGTGACCGCCGACGAGTTCACGCTGCCGGTCGATCTGCGGATCCGCACGCGGGTCAACGGGGAACTACGCCAGGATGATCGCACCGCGACCATGCTGTTCGACTTCCCCACGCTGGTCTCGGCGGTCTCCCGGCGGTATCGGCTGGAGCCCGGCGACGTGATTCTCACCGGGACGCCCAGCGGCGCCGGCGCGTTCTGTGACGCCTACCTGACCGAGGGTGACGTGGTGGAGGTCGAGGTGGAACGGCTCGGCGTGTTGCGCAACCCGGTCGGCTGGAGCCGGTCGGTCAGTTCGGCCAGTCTCCGGCGGTAG
- a CDS encoding RelA/SpoT family protein: MADDPRSTQAVQPPQEPVEPPKPTSASRRVRARLARRMTAQRSAINPVLEPLVAVHRQIYPKADLSLLQKAYEVAERRHADQLRKSGDPYITHPLAVANILAELGMDTTTLVAALLHDTVEDTGYSLEELTAEFGSEVAHLVDGVTKLDKVVLGSAAEGETIRKMIIAMARDPRVLVIKVADRLHNMRTMRFLPPEKQARKARETLEVIAPLAHRLGMATVKWELEDLAFAILHPKKYEEIVRLVADRAPSRDTYLAKVRAEISNTLAKSKINAVVEGRPKHYWSIYQKMIVKGRDFDDIYDLVAVRILCDEIRDCYAAVGVVHSLWQPMAGRFKDYIAQPRYGVYQSLHTTVIGPEGKPLEVQIRTHDMHRTAEYGIAAHWRYKEARGRNGVPHPHAAAEIDDMAWMRQLLDWQREAADPGEFLESLRYDLAVQEIFVFTPKGDVVTLPAGSTPVDFAYAVHTEVGHRCIGARVNGRLVALERQLENGEVVEIFTSKAANAGPSRDWQSFVASPRAKAKIRQWFAKERREEALEAGKEAIAREVRRGGLPLQRLVTAEALSELAGELRYADVSALYTAVGEGHVSARHVVQRLRARLSSDDEAEDELAERSTPSTMPVRQRTPEDCGVSVPGAPGVLTKLAKCCTPVPGDNIMGFVTRGGGVSVHRTDCTNAAELQKQSERIIDVKWAPSPSSVFLVAIQVEALDRHRLLSDVTRVLADEKVNILSASVTTSNDRVAISRFTFEMGDPKHLGHVLNVVRNVEGVYDVYRVTSAA, encoded by the coding sequence ATGGCCGACGATCCCCGGTCGACGCAGGCCGTCCAGCCGCCGCAGGAGCCGGTCGAGCCGCCCAAGCCGACCAGCGCGTCGCGGCGGGTGCGGGCCCGGTTGGCCCGCCGCATGACGGCACAGCGCAGCGCGATCAACCCGGTGCTCGAACCGCTGGTCGCGGTGCACCGCCAGATCTACCCGAAGGCCGACCTGTCGTTGTTGCAGAAGGCCTACGAGGTGGCCGAACGCCGACATGCCGATCAGCTGCGCAAGTCCGGTGACCCCTACATCACCCACCCGCTGGCGGTCGCCAACATCCTGGCCGAGCTGGGAATGGACACCACCACGCTGGTGGCGGCGCTGTTGCACGACACGGTCGAGGACACCGGCTACTCCCTGGAGGAGTTGACCGCCGAATTCGGCTCCGAGGTCGCCCATCTGGTCGACGGCGTCACCAAGCTGGACAAGGTGGTGCTGGGCAGCGCCGCGGAGGGCGAGACCATCCGCAAGATGATCATCGCGATGGCCCGCGACCCGCGGGTGCTGGTGATCAAGGTCGCCGACCGGCTGCACAACATGCGCACCATGCGTTTCCTGCCGCCGGAGAAGCAGGCGCGCAAGGCCCGGGAGACCCTGGAAGTCATTGCGCCCCTTGCGCATCGGCTGGGCATGGCGACGGTGAAGTGGGAGCTCGAGGACCTGGCGTTCGCGATCCTGCACCCGAAGAAGTACGAGGAGATCGTGCGGCTGGTGGCCGACCGGGCGCCGTCGCGCGACACCTACCTGGCCAAGGTCCGCGCGGAGATCTCCAACACGCTGGCCAAGTCGAAGATCAACGCGGTCGTCGAGGGCCGGCCCAAACACTACTGGTCGATCTATCAGAAGATGATCGTCAAGGGCCGCGACTTCGACGACATCTACGATCTGGTCGCGGTGCGCATCCTGTGCGATGAGATTCGGGACTGCTACGCCGCGGTCGGGGTGGTGCACTCGCTGTGGCAGCCGATGGCGGGGCGGTTCAAGGACTACATCGCCCAGCCCCGCTACGGCGTGTACCAGTCGCTGCACACCACCGTGATCGGGCCGGAGGGCAAACCGCTGGAGGTGCAGATCCGCACCCACGACATGCACCGCACCGCCGAGTACGGCATCGCCGCGCACTGGCGGTACAAGGAGGCCCGCGGCCGCAACGGTGTTCCGCATCCGCATGCCGCCGCGGAGATCGACGACATGGCCTGGATGCGGCAGCTGTTGGACTGGCAGCGGGAGGCCGCGGACCCCGGTGAGTTCCTGGAGTCGCTGCGCTACGACCTGGCGGTGCAGGAGATCTTCGTGTTCACCCCGAAGGGGGATGTGGTCACCCTGCCGGCCGGCTCCACCCCGGTGGACTTCGCCTACGCGGTGCACACCGAGGTCGGGCATCGCTGTATCGGCGCGCGGGTCAACGGCCGGCTGGTGGCGCTGGAACGGCAGTTGGAGAACGGCGAGGTCGTCGAGATCTTCACCTCCAAGGCGGCCAACGCCGGGCCGTCGCGGGACTGGCAGTCGTTCGTGGCGTCGCCGCGGGCCAAGGCCAAGATCCGCCAGTGGTTCGCCAAGGAGCGCCGCGAGGAGGCGCTGGAGGCGGGTAAGGAGGCCATCGCGCGGGAGGTGCGCCGCGGCGGGCTCCCGTTGCAGCGGCTGGTGACCGCCGAGGCGTTGTCGGAGCTGGCCGGGGAATTGCGCTACGCCGACGTGTCGGCGCTCTACACCGCGGTGGGGGAGGGCCACGTCTCGGCGCGCCATGTCGTGCAGCGGTTGCGGGCGCGGCTGAGCAGCGACGACGAGGCCGAGGACGAACTCGCCGAACGGTCCACCCCGTCGACGATGCCGGTGCGGCAGCGCACCCCGGAGGACTGCGGCGTGTCGGTTCCCGGCGCGCCGGGCGTGTTGACCAAGCTGGCCAAGTGCTGCACCCCGGTCCCGGGCGACAACATCATGGGGTTCGTGACCCGCGGCGGCGGGGTCAGCGTGCACCGCACCGACTGCACCAACGCGGCCGAGCTGCAGAAGCAGTCCGAACGCATCATCGACGTGAAGTGGGCGCCGTCGCCGTCGTCGGTGTTCCTGGTGGCGATCCAGGTCGAGGCGCTCGACCGGCACCGGCTGCTGTCGGACGTGACCCGGGTGCTGGCCGACGAGAAGGTCAACATCCTGTCGGCGTCGGTGACCACCTCCAACGACCGGGTGGCGATCAGCCGGTTCACCTTCGAGATGGGCGATCCCAAACACCTCGGCCATGTGCTGAACGTGGTGCGCAACGTCGAGGGTGTGTACGACGTCTACCGCGTCACCTCCGCTGCCTGA
- a CDS encoding FAD-dependent monooxygenase, with translation MSGPEQAPVLIVGAGPAGLATAYVLGRNGIPSVVCDQHSGIHPHPRAHVINTRSMELFRSWGIADAIARDEQAFDAGAGVRIVWKHSVSGEELGCIDLLDAPVESIERRRAASPVGLISCPQDRIQRLMVDAVLRQGMSRIDYDTRVVEITDAATGVEVTAESRGKPRRFRADYVVNAEGAGGRLRSALGIEMDGIPFIADQVTSYFHADLSEWTGERPPLLQWIINTDVQGTFIAMGQNRWTFTIGFGATDEARRALDPQRCVELIRLAIGPAGSDVDIDFRSAGSWTLCATTARTYRAGRVFLVGDAAHQFPPTGGFGMNTGLADADNLGWKLAAVLHGWADEELLDTYESERRPVALANSEFSVTNALKMASTGIGPTGPQFAAELESDDPSVAAAVRDRIRNAIPEQRPHFDHLELEIGYVYPGDASDGDPVSTPVVGGRLPHRWITRITPGQGTASTLDLLGDGFTLLTGPAGAAWTAGVRDVAVPVRTLTAGVDFAFTGPSDTTFLADDGAVLVRPDGHIAWIATHLPADPAAELTSALRGVHLSADAARSASGQGASR, from the coding sequence GTGAGCGGTCCCGAACAGGCCCCGGTTCTCATCGTGGGGGCCGGCCCGGCCGGGCTGGCCACGGCATACGTGTTGGGGCGGAACGGAATTCCCAGCGTGGTCTGCGACCAGCACAGCGGGATCCATCCGCATCCCCGGGCCCACGTCATCAACACCAGGTCCATGGAGCTGTTCCGCTCGTGGGGCATCGCGGACGCGATCGCGCGGGACGAGCAGGCGTTCGACGCCGGTGCGGGTGTGCGGATCGTGTGGAAGCACAGCGTGTCCGGGGAGGAACTCGGGTGCATCGACCTACTGGACGCACCCGTGGAGAGCATCGAGCGACGGCGTGCCGCATCGCCGGTCGGTCTGATCTCGTGCCCGCAGGATCGCATCCAGCGGCTGATGGTCGACGCCGTCCTGAGGCAGGGTATGTCCCGTATCGACTATGACACCCGCGTCGTGGAGATCACCGACGCCGCAACCGGTGTCGAGGTGACCGCCGAGTCCCGGGGAAAGCCCAGGCGCTTCCGCGCCGATTATGTCGTGAACGCCGAAGGAGCGGGCGGTCGGCTGCGGTCCGCGCTGGGAATCGAGATGGACGGCATTCCCTTCATCGCCGATCAGGTCACCAGCTACTTCCACGCCGATCTGTCCGAGTGGACCGGCGAGCGTCCGCCGCTGCTGCAATGGATCATCAACACCGATGTCCAGGGGACGTTCATCGCGATGGGGCAGAACCGGTGGACGTTCACGATCGGCTTCGGCGCGACGGATGAGGCGCGCCGGGCGCTCGATCCGCAGCGCTGTGTGGAGCTGATCCGGCTCGCCATCGGGCCCGCCGGCTCCGACGTCGACATCGACTTCCGTTCGGCCGGATCCTGGACCCTCTGTGCCACCACCGCCCGCACCTACCGCGCCGGCCGGGTGTTCCTCGTCGGCGACGCCGCGCACCAGTTCCCCCCGACCGGCGGATTCGGGATGAACACCGGCCTGGCCGACGCGGACAACCTGGGCTGGAAACTGGCCGCGGTGCTGCACGGCTGGGCGGATGAGGAGCTGCTGGACACCTACGAGTCCGAACGCCGTCCCGTCGCCCTGGCCAACAGTGAGTTCAGCGTCACCAACGCGCTCAAGATGGCGAGCACGGGCATCGGGCCGACCGGTCCGCAGTTCGCGGCCGAACTGGAGAGCGACGACCCGTCGGTCGCCGCCGCCGTGCGCGACCGGATCAGAAACGCCATACCGGAACAGCGGCCGCACTTCGACCATCTCGAGCTCGAGATCGGGTACGTGTACCCGGGTGACGCTTCGGACGGCGATCCGGTCAGCACACCGGTCGTCGGCGGCAGGCTGCCGCACAGGTGGATCACCCGGATCACACCAGGGCAGGGCACCGCGTCCACCCTCGATCTGCTCGGCGACGGGTTCACTCTCCTCACCGGACCCGCCGGTGCGGCGTGGACGGCGGGCGTTCGCGATGTCGCGGTGCCGGTGCGCACCCTCACCGCAGGTGTGGATTTCGCTTTCACCGGCCCGTCCGACACCACGTTCCTCGCCGACGACGGCGCCGTTCTGGTCCGGCCGGACGGCCACATCGCCTGGATCGCGACGCATCTGCCCGCTGATCCCGCCGCCGAGCTGACCTCCGCGCTGCGCGGCGTCCACCTGTCCGCCGACGCCGCGAGAAGTGCCTCCGGACAAGGCGCCTCGAGATGA
- a CDS encoding indolepyruvate ferredoxin oxidoreductase family protein codes for MATPVIGTRLSGYRLEDRFTATTGKVLMTGVQAVCRVPLDVRRIDDRRGLATRGFVTGYQGSPLGTVDFTMRDISALLDECGVDFRPGMNEMLAATSVQGTQTVPALGSDLAGVTGYWYGKTPGVDQALDAIRHGNLMGTSAAGGVLAFCGDDPNAKSSTVPGGSETVLRAALVPTLAAADPDDVLRLGLHAVAMSRATGTWTALKISTHVADAYGVVTPAVETFDPVLPLVDGKPYQHTITPAPAAATAVAAEQNLHRIRLPLVVQYARLNGLNTVTAHSDRDRIGIVAAGQVYAEVRQALADLGLRTAADCAAAGVRLLKLGLVWPLEPGIVTEFADGLDEIVVAEDKGPHLELLIKDVLYDCGCRAAVSGTTDRDGRALLPAHGGLDAEIITRAVEPLLRRKGAVPRGDGAQAAPAPPRVPLSLTVANRTPYFCSGCPHNTSTRVPDGSAVGAGIGCHAMVSMMDPEHVGRITGFTQMGGEGAQWIGQQPYVHADHVFQNLGDGTLSHSGLLAIRASIAAGTNITYKILFNSTVAMTGGQDAVGGYTVTRLAETLAAEGVERIVITTDDPRRYRGHRLPRIATVEDRAELNAVQERLRTIPGTTVLIHDQPCAAELRRARKRGKAPTPRRRIVINERICEGCGDCGRKSNCLSVIPVDTPFGRKTQIHQASCNLDFSCVQGDCPSFMEVIPGRAVRHRPPPPIGADDLPAPEPAAPADEFTIRLTGIGGTGIVTVAQILGTAAFLDGLQVCGLDQTGLSQKAGPVVSDVKIHRSGETLSPRITAGGCDLYLCCDVLVGATPANLAVIRPGRTVAVINTAETPTGAMIRRPETAPPTLDPLVAGIDEATRRDDNLRLDADRISQELFGSNQFANMLLVGAAYQAGALPLSPSAVERAIELNGVAVETNIEAFRYGRKAVSAPEELAALIEPAAVTAAPAPPTGTAATLLAAIDTSADDDLARTLAARISDLIDYHSVGYARRYAETVSKVRTAERRTGLGRTSLTVAVAENLYRLMAYKDEYEVARLALDPDEKRKVTARFGADAKVMWKLRPPILTELGLFRKNPGRKISVGRWFTPVFLVLRRARRLRGTPLDPFGHTTVRKTERRLIGEYLDVVDLLIGRLDSANYDVAVEIAGLPDTIRGYEQIKFDNVERYRRRLAELTDRLQPTGLRNTPSRSTSTSTTSPSVR; via the coding sequence ATGGCGACGCCAGTGATCGGGACCCGGTTGTCGGGCTACCGCCTCGAGGACCGCTTCACCGCCACCACCGGAAAGGTGTTGATGACCGGGGTCCAGGCGGTGTGCCGCGTGCCGCTCGACGTCCGGCGGATCGACGACCGGCGCGGACTGGCGACCCGGGGGTTCGTCACCGGTTACCAGGGCTCACCGCTGGGCACCGTGGACTTCACCATGCGCGACATCAGCGCGTTGCTCGACGAGTGCGGTGTGGACTTCCGCCCCGGCATGAACGAGATGCTCGCCGCGACGTCGGTACAGGGCACCCAGACGGTCCCGGCGCTGGGTTCGGATCTGGCCGGCGTCACCGGCTACTGGTACGGCAAGACACCCGGTGTCGACCAGGCGCTCGACGCCATCCGGCACGGCAACCTGATGGGCACCAGCGCGGCAGGAGGTGTGCTGGCCTTCTGCGGCGACGACCCGAATGCGAAGTCGTCCACCGTGCCCGGCGGCTCGGAGACCGTGCTGCGCGCCGCGCTGGTGCCCACCCTGGCCGCCGCCGACCCCGATGATGTGCTGCGCCTCGGCCTGCACGCCGTGGCGATGTCGCGTGCGACCGGCACCTGGACGGCGCTGAAGATCAGCACCCATGTGGCCGATGCATACGGTGTCGTCACGCCGGCCGTCGAAACCTTCGACCCCGTACTGCCGCTCGTCGACGGCAAGCCCTATCAGCACACCATCACCCCCGCGCCGGCCGCGGCCACCGCGGTGGCGGCCGAACAGAATCTGCACCGGATCCGGCTGCCGTTGGTGGTGCAGTACGCGCGGCTCAACGGTCTCAACACCGTCACCGCACACTCCGACCGAGACCGGATCGGCATCGTGGCCGCCGGCCAGGTGTACGCCGAAGTCCGCCAGGCGCTGGCGGACCTGGGTCTGCGCACCGCCGCGGACTGCGCGGCCGCGGGAGTCCGGTTGCTCAAACTCGGCCTGGTCTGGCCGCTGGAGCCCGGGATCGTCACCGAATTCGCCGACGGTTTGGACGAGATCGTCGTCGCGGAGGACAAAGGACCCCACCTCGAACTGCTGATCAAGGACGTCCTGTACGACTGCGGGTGCCGCGCCGCGGTTTCCGGCACCACCGACCGCGACGGGCGTGCGCTGCTGCCGGCACACGGCGGCCTCGACGCCGAGATCATCACCCGCGCCGTCGAACCGTTGTTGCGACGGAAAGGCGCCGTGCCGCGCGGCGACGGAGCACAGGCCGCACCGGCGCCCCCGCGGGTCCCGCTGTCGCTGACCGTGGCGAACCGCACCCCGTACTTCTGCTCGGGCTGCCCGCACAACACCTCCACCAGGGTCCCGGACGGATCGGCGGTCGGAGCCGGTATCGGATGTCACGCCATGGTCTCCATGATGGATCCCGAACATGTCGGCCGCATAACCGGTTTCACCCAGATGGGCGGTGAGGGGGCGCAGTGGATCGGTCAGCAACCCTACGTCCACGCCGACCACGTCTTCCAGAACCTCGGTGACGGAACGCTGTCGCACTCCGGCCTGCTGGCCATCCGAGCGTCGATCGCCGCCGGAACCAACATCACCTACAAGATCCTGTTCAACTCCACAGTGGCGATGACCGGAGGACAGGACGCCGTCGGCGGATACACCGTGACCCGGCTCGCCGAAACCCTCGCCGCCGAAGGGGTCGAGCGCATCGTCATCACCACCGACGATCCGAGGCGCTACCGGGGCCATCGGCTGCCCCGGATCGCCACTGTCGAGGACCGCGCCGAACTGAACGCCGTCCAGGAGCGATTGCGCACCATCCCGGGCACCACCGTGCTCATTCACGACCAGCCCTGCGCCGCCGAGTTGCGCCGCGCCCGCAAACGCGGCAAAGCGCCCACGCCGCGGCGACGCATCGTGATCAACGAGCGGATCTGTGAAGGCTGCGGAGACTGCGGCCGGAAATCCAACTGCCTGTCGGTGATCCCGGTCGACACCCCGTTCGGCCGTAAGACCCAGATCCATCAGGCGTCGTGCAACCTCGACTTCTCCTGTGTGCAGGGCGACTGTCCGTCGTTCATGGAGGTGATTCCGGGGCGCGCGGTCCGCCACCGGCCGCCGCCCCCGATCGGCGCCGACGATCTGCCCGCACCCGAGCCGGCCGCGCCGGCGGACGAATTCACGATCCGGCTCACCGGAATCGGCGGAACCGGCATCGTCACGGTGGCGCAGATCCTCGGCACCGCAGCCTTTCTCGACGGTCTTCAGGTGTGTGGGCTGGACCAGACCGGGTTGTCGCAGAAAGCCGGACCGGTGGTCAGCGACGTCAAGATCCACCGATCGGGCGAAACCCTCTCACCGAGGATCACCGCCGGCGGATGCGATCTGTACCTGTGCTGCGACGTCCTGGTGGGCGCCACGCCCGCCAACCTCGCGGTGATCCGGCCCGGCCGCACCGTGGCGGTGATCAACACCGCCGAAACGCCGACCGGAGCGATGATCCGCCGGCCGGAGACGGCGCCGCCCACCCTGGATCCGCTCGTCGCCGGCATCGACGAAGCCACCCGCCGCGACGACAACCTTCGCCTGGACGCCGACCGGATCAGCCAGGAGTTGTTCGGCAGCAATCAGTTCGCCAACATGCTGCTGGTCGGGGCCGCCTATCAGGCCGGTGCCCTCCCGCTGTCGCCGTCGGCGGTCGAACGGGCGATCGAACTCAACGGTGTGGCAGTCGAAACCAACATCGAGGCCTTCCGGTACGGGCGCAAGGCGGTCAGCGCGCCCGAGGAACTCGCCGCGCTGATCGAACCCGCGGCGGTGACCGCCGCACCGGCACCACCGACCGGAACGGCAGCGACCCTGCTGGCTGCCATCGACACGTCGGCGGACGACGACCTGGCGCGCACCCTGGCCGCACGCATCTCCGACCTCATCGACTACCACAGCGTCGGATACGCCCGCCGCTACGCCGAAACGGTGTCGAAGGTGCGCACCGCCGAACGTCGCACCGGGCTCGGCCGAACGTCCCTCACCGTGGCGGTGGCCGAGAACCTGTACCGGCTGATGGCGTACAAGGATGAATACGAGGTCGCCCGGCTGGCCCTCGACCCGGACGAAAAGCGCAAAGTGACAGCACGATTCGGCGCGGACGCCAAGGTGATGTGGAAACTGCGGCCGCCGATCCTCACGGAGCTGGGGCTTTTCCGCAAGAATCCCGGCCGCAAGATCTCGGTCGGCCGATGGTTCACCCCGGTGTTCCTCGTCCTGCGCCGGGCCAGAAGGTTGCGCGGCACACCACTGGATCCGTTCGGCCACACCACGGTCCGCAAGACCGAACGGCGGCTGATCGGCGAATACCTCGACGTCGTCGACCTGCTCATCGGGCGGCTCGACTCCGCCAACTACGACGTGGCGGTCGAGATCGCCGGGCTGCCGGACACCATCCGCGGCTACGAGCAGATCAAGTTCGACAACGTCGAGCGCTACCGCCGGAGACTGGCCGAACTGACCGACCGGCTCCAGCCGACCGGGTTGCGCAACACGCCGAGCCGTTCCACCTCGACCTCCACCACGTCACCCTCGGTCAGGTAG
- a CDS encoding VOC family protein, with the protein MASPSKLAHVVFKTSQLARQVDWYVKVLDAQVAFADDTFAFLTYDDEHHRVAFIATGADEPPTDAHTGLHHVAFTYAGLDDLLDTYFRLKSQGVEPIMCINHGPTTSMYYRDPDGNQVELQVDNFTTAEDVQRFIESPQFAANPVGVLFDPEELAARYRAGEPFEELVRL; encoded by the coding sequence ATGGCATCGCCGTCGAAACTCGCCCACGTCGTGTTCAAGACCAGTCAGCTGGCGAGGCAGGTCGACTGGTACGTCAAGGTGCTCGACGCCCAGGTGGCGTTCGCCGACGACACGTTCGCCTTCCTCACCTATGACGACGAGCACCACCGGGTGGCCTTCATCGCCACCGGCGCGGACGAACCGCCGACCGACGCGCACACCGGACTGCACCACGTCGCGTTCACCTACGCCGGCCTCGACGATCTGCTCGACACCTACTTCCGGCTCAAATCCCAAGGCGTGGAACCGATCATGTGCATCAACCATGGGCCGACCACATCGATGTACTACCGCGATCCGGACGGGAACCAGGTCGAATTACAGGTCGACAACTTCACCACCGCCGAGGACGTCCAGCGCTTCATCGAGTCCCCGCAGTTCGCAGCCAACCCCGTGGGGGTGCTGTTCGATCCGGAGGAGCTGGCGGCGCGGTACCGGGCCGGGGAACCCTTCGAGGAGCTCGTGCGGCTGTGA
- a CDS encoding adenine phosphoribosyltransferase, translating into MSGAGYAADAAALIAAHLREVADFPEPGIQFKDLTPVLADARALTVVTDALAANIGGADLVAGLDARGFLIGAAVAIRLGTGVLAVRKGGKLPPPVRSESYVLEYGTASLEIPAEGIDLTGQRVVIVDDVLATGGTVAAAARLLRSAGATVSGVAVVLELGGLGGRAALEPLPVSSLYTT; encoded by the coding sequence ATGAGCGGTGCCGGGTACGCGGCCGACGCGGCGGCACTGATCGCCGCGCATCTGCGGGAGGTGGCGGACTTCCCCGAACCGGGCATCCAGTTCAAGGATCTGACCCCGGTGCTCGCCGACGCCCGCGCGCTCACCGTGGTGACCGACGCGCTGGCGGCGAACATCGGCGGCGCCGACCTGGTGGCCGGGCTGGACGCGCGCGGGTTCCTGATCGGCGCCGCGGTCGCGATCAGGCTGGGCACCGGTGTGCTCGCGGTCCGCAAGGGCGGCAAGCTGCCACCCCCGGTGCGCTCGGAGAGCTATGTCCTGGAGTACGGCACCGCTTCGCTGGAGATCCCGGCCGAGGGAATCGATCTCACCGGTCAACGCGTTGTGATCGTTGACGATGTGCTGGCCACCGGGGGCACGGTGGCGGCCGCTGCGCGGTTGCTGCGCAGCGCCGGCGCGACCGTGTCGGGGGTTGCGGTGGTGCTCGAACTCGGTGGGCTCGGTGGCCGGGCGGCGCTGGAACCGCTGCCGGTGAGCAGCCTGTACACGACGTGA
- a CDS encoding YceI family protein: MTAPDLTDDPQLVGGYHLIASRSRITFTARSIWGLLPVRGHFAEVTGTGELSADGRVSGALRIEVASLRTGMGRRDEHLRSADFFDAQRFRHIDVAVTGLRREAPQRNAMHLSLRVKDVVNDLSVPVDVSVSPPDTVQISTAVTIDRTRFGVPYNRFGFVVNEVDLTADLSFRRTPR, encoded by the coding sequence TTGACCGCTCCTGACCTCACCGACGATCCCCAACTCGTCGGCGGATACCACCTCATCGCCTCCCGGTCACGCATCACCTTCACCGCCAGATCGATCTGGGGGCTGCTCCCGGTGCGCGGCCACTTCGCCGAGGTGACCGGAACCGGAGAGCTGTCCGCCGACGGACGGGTCTCGGGCGCCCTGAGAATCGAGGTGGCGTCGTTGCGGACCGGGATGGGTAGGCGCGACGAGCACCTGCGGTCGGCCGACTTCTTCGACGCGCAGCGATTCCGGCACATCGACGTTGCCGTCACGGGTCTGCGCCGCGAGGCCCCGCAGCGGAACGCCATGCACCTCTCCCTGCGGGTCAAGGACGTCGTCAACGACCTCTCGGTGCCGGTCGACGTGTCGGTGAGCCCGCCCGACACCGTCCAAATCAGCACCGCGGTGACGATCGACCGCACCCGTTTCGGCGTGCCGTACAACCGGTTCGGCTTTGTCGTCAACGAGGTCGACCTGACGGCTGACTTGTCCTTCCGGCGCACCCCGCGATAG